The window CGTGTGCGGGTCGAGTTGGAACAGCCCAACAGCCTGGCGCCTGTAACCTTGTCGGGTCGCCGCGACAGCAGTCTGCCGTGGCAGGCGTTGAGCAGTGGTTTGCTCTATCGCCTGACCCAGAATGGCCAGGACGTGGTGCAGAACGAATTGCAGTTGTCGGGGCAAATCGTGCAACAACTGAAGCTGACCGTGGACGAACGCGGCGGCGGTCTTGGAGCGCAAGCGCCAACGCTGAAGTTCGCCGTGCGCGCCACGCAATTGGTCTTTCTGGCCCGAGGCCCAGGGCCTTATACGCTGGCGCTGGGCAATTCGACGGTCAAGGCGGCGAACCTGCCGTTGTCGACACTGATTCCGGATTACAACGCTGCGAAGCTGACGACGCTTGGCAGGGCTTCAGTCGATGGCGCGGTGGTGACGGCCTCGACTGCGGCGACAGTACCGGTTGCCGTGGGCACCGACTGGAAGAAATTCGGCCTGTGGGCGGTGTTGCTGCTTAGCGTGTTGTTCCTGGCGGCGATGGCGTTCAGTCTGCTGCGCAAGCCGCCGGTCAAACCCTGAGAAATGCGTACTCCTTGTGGGAGCGAGCCTGCTCGCGATGGCGGTTTATCTGGCGGTAAAAATGTCCATTTCCTACTACGCTGAACCCCGCGCATGAACTCTCTTCAGCCGATCACGTCTGATAGGAGGAAATGCGCCCCGACTCGCGTTAAACTGCGCGGGTTTTTAGCCCCCCATTCCACCGGAGCCTTCCATGTCCCGCGTTACCTTGAGTCGCTATTTGATTGAGCAGACCCGCAGCAACAACACTCCTGCCGATCTGCGCTTCCTGATCGAAGTGGTGGCGCGTGCTTGCAAGGAGATCAACCACGCCGTGTCCAAAGGCGCCCTCGGCGGCGTTCTGGGCAGCATGGGCACTGAAAACGTTCAGGGCGAAGTGCAGAAGAAACTCGACGTGATCTCCAACGAGATCCTGCTCGAAGCCAACGAATGGGGCGGTCACCTGGCCGGTATGGCGTCCGAAGAAATGGACAACGCCTACCAGATCCCGGGCAAATACCCGAAAGGCGCGTACCTGCTGGTATTCGACCCGTTGGACGGTTCGTCGAACATCGACATCAACGCCCCGGTCGGCACGATCTTCTCGGTACTGCGTTGCCCGAACGAGTACCTGAGCCAGAACGAACCTTTGAATGAAAAGGCCTTCCTGCAGCCAGGCACCCAACAAGTCGCCGCCGGTTATGCGATCTATGGCCCACAGACCATGCTGATCCTGACCCTGGGCGACGGCGTGAAAGGCTTCAC of the Pseudomonas sp. MAG733B genome contains:
- a CDS encoding class 1 fructose-bisphosphatase; this encodes MSRVTLSRYLIEQTRSNNTPADLRFLIEVVARACKEINHAVSKGALGGVLGSMGTENVQGEVQKKLDVISNEILLEANEWGGHLAGMASEEMDNAYQIPGKYPKGAYLLVFDPLDGSSNIDINAPVGTIFSVLRCPNEYLSQNEPLNEKAFLQPGTQQVAAGYAIYGPQTMLILTLGDGVKGFTLDREMGSFVLTHENITIPEATQEFAINASNQRHWEAPVQRYVGELLAGDEGPLKKNYNMRWVAAMVADVHRILTRGGLFMYPRDSREPSKPGKLRLMYEANPMSFLVEQAGGASTDGHQRILDIQPEGLHQRVAVFLGSKEEVARVTAYHKE